Proteins from a genomic interval of Desulfurellaceae bacterium:
- a CDS encoding DUF2628 domain-containing protein — MKHYRIFEHPAGNIEAVKLGWSWPAFFFPVIWALFKKMWWLGGCVFAFSFLAFLLPDEALYESAILDVIAVIEIVLRFIFGVNGNRWRENNLQSRGYDYKETRTAENPEGATALYLKQKSNAPVQPGVGRL; from the coding sequence ATGAAGCACTACAGGATATTTGAGCATCCGGCCGGCAACATTGAGGCGGTGAAGCTGGGCTGGTCATGGCCGGCCTTCTTCTTTCCTGTGATATGGGCACTGTTTAAGAAAATGTGGTGGTTGGGCGGTTGCGTTTTCGCTTTCTCCTTCCTCGCATTCTTGCTCCCTGATGAGGCGCTCTATGAATCAGCGATACTTGACGTCATTGCCGTCATAGAAATCGTTCTGCGCTTTATCTTTGGCGTAAACGGCAACCGCTGGCGTGAAAACAATCTGCAATCGCGCGGGTATGATTACAAAGAGACCCGGACCGCAGAAAACCCAGAGGGAGCGACGGCTCTCTACTTGAAGCAGAAATCAAACGCCCCTGTTCAGCCCGGCGTGGGACGGCTGTAG
- a CDS encoding MFS transporter, with protein sequence MAEEKLAYRWWVLAASVLVFTFTFGMGWTYIVMVVPQVRADLGLSLADWGSLWSAIAFGTTLAAIVGGVLGDRFGIRRIVGLGVVLMGTALVLRATASGFLSMYAWMFLFGIALALTFPNVPKALGMWFPPQEFGLANGVSQAGYGMGGALATVLTPLVLGLLGGWRPLTHVLGFTSIALGVLWLLTVKDRAPATPPADASHTTDAGESSLGAVAAIRQVLRVRDVWILAGCYMLFLGGYIGIIGYVPTYFVEEQGMTQIEAGFVVSLLLWAFVVGSLILPTVSDRIGLRKPLYIPGMLISGACMILAAYATGYSLWVVAIVWGLLGGVGPIAFVVPLEMKGVGPILAGSAVGIALTAGYLGGMLSPIVGMSLVELNPLAGFLFWGGCYALAGLLFIALKETGPRAG encoded by the coding sequence ATGGCGGAGGAAAAGCTTGCGTATCGCTGGTGGGTGTTGGCCGCCAGCGTTCTGGTGTTCACTTTTACCTTTGGCATGGGCTGGACCTACATCGTCATGGTTGTTCCCCAGGTTCGAGCCGACCTTGGCCTGAGCCTGGCAGACTGGGGCTCGCTGTGGTCGGCGATCGCGTTCGGCACGACGCTGGCGGCCATTGTGGGCGGGGTCCTGGGCGACCGCTTCGGCATTCGGCGCATCGTCGGCCTGGGAGTCGTACTGATGGGAACCGCCCTGGTCTTGCGCGCCACGGCGTCCGGTTTCCTGTCCATGTACGCCTGGATGTTTCTGTTCGGGATTGCCCTGGCCCTGACCTTCCCCAACGTCCCCAAGGCCCTGGGCATGTGGTTCCCGCCCCAGGAGTTCGGCTTGGCCAACGGGGTGTCCCAGGCCGGCTACGGGATGGGCGGGGCTCTGGCCACCGTCCTGACGCCGCTGGTGCTGGGCCTGCTTGGCGGCTGGCGCCCCCTGACCCATGTGCTGGGCTTTACGTCTATTGCGCTGGGCGTGCTGTGGCTGCTGACGGTCAAAGACCGCGCGCCGGCCACGCCCCCAGCCGACGCCTCACACACGACCGACGCCGGAGAATCCAGCCTGGGTGCTGTGGCGGCAATCCGCCAGGTCTTGCGGGTCCGGGACGTGTGGATTCTGGCCGGCTGTTACATGCTGTTTCTGGGCGGCTATATTGGCATCATCGGCTATGTGCCGACCTATTTTGTTGAGGAGCAGGGCATGACCCAGATAGAGGCGGGTTTTGTGGTGTCGCTGCTGCTGTGGGCCTTTGTGGTCGGGAGTCTCATCCTGCCCACTGTGTCCGACCGGATTGGGCTCAGAAAACCCCTGTATATCCCGGGCATGCTGATCTCCGGGGCGTGCATGATTCTGGCCGCCTATGCCACCGGCTACTCCCTGTGGGTTGTCGCCATTGTGTGGGGTCTGCTGGGCGGGGTGGGCCCGATTGCCTTTGTCGTGCCGCTGGAAATGAAGGGGGTGGGTCCGATCCTGGCTGGCTCGGCGGTCGGCATCGCGCTGACCGCTGGTTATCTGGGCGGCATGCTGTCGCCGATCGTCGGCATGAGCCTGGTCGAACTCAACCCGCTGGCCGGCTTTCTGTTCTGGGGCGGCTGCTATGCGCTGGCCGGCCTGCTGTTCATCGCGCTGAAAGAAACCGGGCCACGGGCGGGCTAA
- a CDS encoding DUF1684 domain-containing protein: MRVLLLAVCLAGLLLPAPAIGQQQTYTQRIETWRQEREAGLRSETGWLTIAGLHWLQAGDNRVGSAADNDIVLPADAAPAHVGVFRLEHGTTTFQAAPGVEVFQHGEKVQTASLGVGAVSDALSIGRLSLWVHTSGQRFALRLRDPDHPLRKTFTGLRWFPVDAAYRVEARFEPYERPKSVTMLNILGDLERFQSPGQVVFALRGQTVRLEPVVGGPNELFFVFRDATSGTETYGAARFLHAPLPRDGRLVLDFNTAYNPPCAYNPFTTCPLPTRHNRLGLRIEAGELAYQQEP; this comes from the coding sequence ATGCGCGTCCTGCTGCTTGCGGTTTGCCTGGCCGGCCTGCTGCTGCCCGCACCGGCGATCGGTCAGCAGCAGACGTACACGCAACGCATCGAGACCTGGCGTCAGGAGCGCGAGGCGGGTCTCAGGTCGGAGACCGGCTGGCTTACCATAGCCGGCCTGCACTGGCTTCAAGCCGGCGACAACCGGGTCGGCAGCGCTGCGGACAACGACATTGTCCTGCCGGCTGACGCGGCGCCCGCCCATGTCGGCGTCTTCCGGCTTGAGCACGGTACGACGACGTTTCAGGCCGCGCCGGGGGTTGAGGTTTTTCAGCACGGGGAAAAAGTCCAGACCGCCAGCCTGGGGGTGGGCGCCGTCTCGGACGCGCTCAGCATAGGCCGGCTGAGCCTGTGGGTGCACACCAGCGGGCAGCGCTTTGCCCTTCGGCTCAGAGACCCCGACCACCCGCTGCGCAAGACCTTCACCGGTCTGCGCTGGTTTCCCGTTGATGCGGCCTACCGGGTCGAGGCACGCTTTGAGCCCTACGAGCGCCCCAAGTCAGTCACCATGCTCAACATCCTGGGCGATCTCGAGCGTTTCCAGAGTCCGGGCCAGGTCGTCTTTGCACTGCGCGGGCAGACCGTGCGCCTGGAGCCCGTCGTCGGGGGACCGAACGAGTTGTTCTTTGTGTTTCGGGACGCAACGAGCGGCACAGAGACCTACGGGGCGGCCCGCTTTCTGCACGCCCCGCTGCCGCGCGACGGCCGGCTGGTCCTGGATTTCAACACCGCCTACAACCCGCCGTGCGCCTACAATCCCTTCACCACCTGTCCGCTGCCGACCCGGCACAACCGGCTCGGGCTGCGGATTGAGGCGGGCGAGCTGGCCTATCAACAGGAGCCTTAG
- a CDS encoding nitroreductase family protein — protein sequence MADEPGIFEIMYSTRAMRRLKPDPIPEDTLKKIIDAGIRCASGGNMQDWAFIIVQDTERKRFIRDYYWNTWQQMRGGGTLNYDDMPAPQQRMLNAASHLAAHMDEAPALLLACTRDHYPPIASMGNERASRVVIYGSIFPAVQNILLACRALGVGATLTTIHCFFEDQLKEKLHIPNDMEVAALIPMGYPQGKFGPVTRKPVEEVIHWDEWGNTRA from the coding sequence ATGGCCGACGAACCCGGAATTTTTGAGATCATGTACTCCACCCGCGCCATGCGCCGGCTCAAACCCGACCCGATCCCGGAAGACACCCTGAAAAAAATCATTGACGCCGGTATTCGGTGCGCCAGCGGCGGCAATATGCAGGATTGGGCCTTCATCATCGTCCAGGACACGGAGCGCAAGCGCTTCATTCGGGATTACTACTGGAATACCTGGCAGCAGATGCGGGGCGGCGGCACGCTCAACTACGACGATATGCCGGCCCCCCAGCAGCGCATGCTGAACGCCGCCTCTCACCTGGCCGCCCACATGGACGAGGCGCCGGCCCTGCTGCTGGCGTGTACCCGTGACCACTATCCGCCCATCGCCTCAATGGGCAATGAGCGGGCCAGTCGGGTGGTGATTTACGGCTCCATCTTTCCCGCCGTCCAGAATATCCTGCTGGCCTGTCGCGCTCTGGGTGTGGGGGCAACGCTGACGACCATCCACTGCTTCTTTGAGGATCAACTCAAGGAGAAGCTGCATATTCCGAACGATATGGAAGTGGCGGCGTTGATCCCGATGGGCTATCCCCAGGGGAAGTTCGGGCCGGTCACCCGCAAGCCGGTCGAAGAAGTCATCCACTGGGACGAGTGGGGCAATACCAGAGCCTGA
- the pdxH gene encoding pyridoxamine 5'-phosphate oxidase, whose product MTHDPIRRFRHWFATAQRRGVPQPEAMALATVGETGLPSVRFVLLKHFDENGFVFFTDGRSRKGRELRATPHAAATFYWTSLGRQVRLEGRVEQVEADMADAYWQTRPRASQLSASASRQSTKLADRNLLVQRRRQLARQYRASAVPRPSSWTGFRLIPDSLEFWTHRDNRLHHREAFVRTGRGWRVGLLSP is encoded by the coding sequence ATGACCCACGATCCGATCCGTCGCTTCCGGCACTGGTTTGCCACGGCCCAGCGCAGAGGAGTGCCCCAGCCCGAAGCCATGGCGCTGGCAACGGTGGGGGAGACGGGCCTGCCCTCGGTCCGCTTCGTCTTACTCAAACACTTTGACGAGAACGGCTTTGTGTTTTTTACCGACGGCCGTAGCCGCAAAGGCCGCGAGCTGCGAGCCACGCCCCATGCTGCGGCCACGTTTTATTGGACCAGCCTGGGCAGGCAGGTGCGGCTTGAGGGCCGGGTTGAGCAGGTCGAGGCGGACATGGCCGATGCCTACTGGCAGACCCGACCCCGCGCCAGCCAACTCTCGGCCTCGGCCTCACGCCAGAGCACAAAGCTGGCCGACCGTAATCTCCTGGTACAACGTCGCCGCCAGCTGGCCCGCCAGTACCGGGCCAGCGCGGTCCCCCGCCCATCCAGCTGGACGGGCTTCCGGCTTATCCCCGACAGCCTGGAGTTCTGGACCCACCGTGACAATCGACTCCACCACCGGGAAGCCTTCGTCCGTACCGGTCGGGGCTGGCGGGTCGGCCTGCTGTCGCCCTGA
- a CDS encoding enoyl-CoA hydratase/isomerase family protein produces MSDEIVYENRGQVAVVTINRPAARNAINSGVREGLAAAWQRFENDADARVAILTGAGEKAFCAGADLKEMALKKLGRLPRNFLPTLNVNTQLSKPVIAAVNGVAYAGGWALVQMCDLVVAAETARFAITEAKVGRGMPWAVPLMHMIPQKILLEILLTGEPISAQRAYEIGFVNHVVPAEQVMPRALALAETIAENAPLTVAAAKEMVYMTTDMGRQAGLEAARHLFDAVYRSEDAQEGPRAFAEKRKPQWRGR; encoded by the coding sequence ATGTCAGACGAGATTGTGTATGAAAACCGTGGACAGGTCGCCGTGGTGACGATCAACCGGCCGGCGGCGCGCAACGCCATCAATAGCGGAGTGCGGGAGGGGCTGGCGGCCGCCTGGCAACGCTTTGAGAACGATGCCGACGCCCGCGTCGCCATTCTGACCGGCGCGGGTGAGAAGGCCTTTTGTGCCGGGGCCGACCTCAAGGAGATGGCGCTCAAGAAGCTTGGCCGCCTGCCGCGTAATTTCCTGCCAACCCTGAACGTCAACACGCAGCTCAGCAAGCCGGTGATTGCTGCGGTCAACGGGGTGGCGTATGCCGGCGGCTGGGCCTTGGTGCAGATGTGCGACCTGGTTGTGGCGGCTGAGACCGCCCGGTTTGCGATTACCGAGGCCAAGGTCGGTCGGGGGATGCCGTGGGCGGTACCGCTGATGCATATGATCCCCCAGAAGATCTTGCTCGAAATCCTGCTGACCGGCGAGCCGATCAGCGCCCAGCGGGCGTATGAGATCGGTTTTGTGAACCATGTCGTGCCGGCCGAGCAGGTCATGCCGCGTGCCCTGGCGCTGGCCGAAACGATTGCCGAGAATGCCCCGCTGACCGTCGCTGCGGCCAAGGAGATGGTGTATATGACGACGGATATGGGTCGGCAGGCCGGGCTTGAGGCTGCCCGGCATCTGTTCGATGCGGTGTATCGGAGCGAGGATGCCCAGGAGGGGCCGCGCGCCTTTGCCGAGAAACGCAAGCCGCAATGGCGGGGCAGGTGA
- a CDS encoding SAM-dependent DNA methyltransferase encodes MARGQKTRDDHSQATAHDATTGYEVELWSMADALRGSMDAAEYKHVVLGLIFLKYISDAFEEMHARLEGEQDQGADPEDPDEYRAENIFWVPPEARWGHLKAQARQATVGQLVDSAMTGIERDNPALKDVLPKDYARPALDKQRLGQLIDLISNIQVGDAAARSKDVLGRVYEYFLSQFASAEGKKGGEFYTPRCVVKLLVELLEPYQGRVYDPCCGSSGMFVQSVEFIRAHQSGNGNGGGAPQGIKADISIYGQESNYTTWRLAKMNLAIRGIEGQIAHGDTFHTDRHPDPRPQGRLHPGQPALQHLRLGWRTADRR; translated from the coding sequence GTGGCACGGGGACAGAAGACACGAGACGATCACTCGCAGGCCACCGCCCATGATGCGACGACCGGCTATGAAGTCGAACTCTGGAGCATGGCCGACGCCCTACGCGGCAGCATGGACGCCGCCGAGTACAAGCACGTCGTCCTCGGTCTCATCTTTCTGAAATACATCTCCGACGCCTTCGAGGAGATGCACGCCCGTCTCGAAGGCGAGCAGGACCAGGGCGCCGACCCCGAAGACCCGGACGAGTACCGCGCCGAGAACATTTTCTGGGTGCCGCCCGAAGCACGCTGGGGGCATCTCAAGGCCCAGGCCCGGCAGGCCACAGTCGGCCAGCTTGTTGACAGCGCCATGACCGGCATTGAGCGCGACAACCCGGCGCTCAAAGACGTATTGCCCAAGGACTACGCCCGCCCGGCGCTCGACAAGCAGCGGCTCGGCCAACTCATCGACCTCATCAGCAATATCCAGGTCGGCGACGCCGCGGCCCGCTCCAAGGACGTGCTGGGCCGCGTGTACGAATACTTTCTGTCGCAGTTCGCCAGCGCCGAAGGCAAGAAGGGCGGCGAGTTCTACACCCCGCGCTGCGTGGTCAAGCTGCTGGTCGAGCTGCTGGAGCCCTATCAAGGCCGGGTGTATGACCCGTGTTGCGGCTCCTCCGGCATGTTCGTGCAGTCGGTCGAGTTCATCCGCGCCCATCAATCTGGCAACGGCAATGGTGGCGGCGCACCGCAGGGCATCAAGGCCGACATCTCAATTTATGGCCAGGAGTCGAACTACACGACGTGGCGGCTGGCAAAGATGAACCTCGCCATTCGCGGCATCGAGGGCCAGATCGCCCACGGCGACACCTTCCACACCGACCGTCACCCCGACCCCCGACCTCAAGGCCGACTTCATCCTGGCCAACCCGCCCTTCAACATCTCCGACTGGGGTGGCGAACGGCTGACCGAAGATAA
- a CDS encoding N-6 DNA methylase, which translates to MLANPPFNISDWGGERLTEDKRWQYGAPPKGNANFAWVQHIVHHLAPAGTAGFVLANGSMSSNQSGEGHIRKSLIEAGLVDFMVALPGQLFYSTQIPACLWFLARNRKNRQSSGRHGEILFIDARKLGRMVDRTHRELTDADIARIADTYHAWRNFPSSPSQVESPPTPSPLKGEGRGEGVNAYADTPGFCKSASLAEVRKHGYVLTPGRYVGAEAQEADDEPFEHKMQRLVAQLREQQAEGAKLDAAIAENLRHLGFGGGGELKKSN; encoded by the coding sequence ATCCTGGCCAACCCGCCCTTCAACATCTCCGACTGGGGTGGCGAACGGCTGACCGAAGATAAGCGCTGGCAGTACGGCGCCCCGCCCAAGGGCAACGCCAACTTCGCCTGGGTGCAGCATATCGTCCACCACCTGGCACCGGCCGGTACGGCCGGCTTCGTGCTGGCCAACGGTTCCATGTCGTCCAACCAGTCGGGCGAGGGGCACATCAGAAAAAGCCTGATCGAAGCCGGGCTGGTGGACTTCATGGTGGCGCTCCCCGGCCAGCTCTTCTATTCAACCCAGATTCCGGCCTGCCTGTGGTTTCTGGCCCGCAACCGCAAAAACAGACAGTCCAGCGGCCGGCACGGCGAAATCCTGTTCATCGACGCCCGCAAGCTTGGCCGCATGGTGGACCGCACCCACCGTGAACTGACCGACGCCGACATCGCCCGCATCGCCGACACCTACCACGCCTGGCGCAACTTCCCCTCTTCTCCCTCGCAGGTAGAGTCTCCTCCTACTCCCTCTCCCTTGAAGGGAGAGGGCCGGGGTGAGGGTGTCAACGCCTACGCCGACACCCCCGGCTTCTGCAAGAGCGCCTCCCTGGCAGAGGTACGCAAGCACGGCTATGTGCTGACCCCCGGTCGCTACGTTGGCGCGGAGGCGCAAGAGGCCGACGACGAGCCGTTCGAGCACAAGATGCAACGATTGGTGGCGCAACTGAGGGAACAGCAAGCCGAAGGTGCAAAGCTGGATGCGGCCATCGCAGAGAATCTGAGGCATCTTGGTTTTGGCGGCGGTGGAGAGTTAAAGAAGTCCAACTGA
- a CDS encoding nucleotidyltransferase domain-containing protein, producing MNNAIDITAAQRKIILALLRKHLPNTTAWVYGSRATWNARPQSDLDMVVFTTPAQERGVSALRDAFEESALPFRVDLFVWDAVPESFHKQIEAEHVVLVEKEEQGGTGEQLFDPLPEDWEYTTLGIACHRGGGDIQTGP from the coding sequence ATGAACAACGCCATCGACATTACTGCCGCTCAGCGCAAGATCATTTTGGCCTTGCTCAGAAAGCATCTGCCGAATACCACCGCCTGGGTGTACGGCTCCCGCGCCACATGGAACGCGCGCCCACAGTCCGATCTGGACATGGTGGTCTTCACAACACCGGCGCAGGAGCGTGGAGTTTCCGCTCTCCGGGATGCTTTTGAGGAAAGCGCCCTGCCGTTTCGGGTGGATCTCTTCGTGTGGGACGCCGTCCCCGAGTCGTTCCACAAACAGATTGAAGCGGAGCATGTGGTGCTAGTGGAGAAGGAAGAGCAGGGTGGGACGGGGGAGCAACTGTTTGACCCTCTCCCTGAGGATTGGGAATACACCACGCTCGGGATCGCTTGTCATCGCGGCGGTGGGGATATCCAAACGGGACC
- a CDS encoding nucleotidyltransferase substrate binding protein, whose amino-acid sequence MIAYDKFQLSLKRLEVQHANYQNLDATLSELNKEAVAESVIQRFETCYDSLWKVLKRYLQEELGIPDVPNSPKRIFQLASENELFSSPIEQWLKYMDARIGTTHDYSGRKADFARELMSDFIDDAIGLYQTMTQETWE is encoded by the coding sequence GTGATCGCTTACGACAAGTTTCAGCTGTCCCTCAAGCGCCTTGAGGTGCAGCACGCAAACTACCAAAACCTCGACGCTACTCTCTCCGAGCTTAACAAGGAAGCCGTCGCTGAGTCTGTCATCCAGCGTTTTGAAACCTGTTATGACAGTCTGTGGAAAGTTCTCAAACGCTATCTACAGGAGGAATTGGGCATTCCTGATGTTCCCAACAGCCCGAAGCGGATTTTCCAACTGGCGTCTGAAAATGAATTATTTTCATCACCGATTGAGCAATGGCTGAAATACATGGATGCCCGGATCGGAACGACACATGACTACAGCGGCAGGAAGGCGGATTTTGCGCGCGAGCTGATGAGTGATTTTATTGACGATGCCATTGGCCTATATCAAACCATGACCCAAGAGACATGGGAATGA
- a CDS encoding glutathione S-transferase family protein: MAGEYQHLTVWGGGTTRTMRVHWVLYELGITDYERRLIGSRTGETQTPEYLALNPRGKIPVLGDRDLVLAESAAIVTYLADTYGRETDLVPPPHSRQRAVYDQWCFFMMTELDAHTLYVIRRHRDLASLYGEAPNAITAAQEGFARQVAVISQALQTGGPYLLGDTFTCADIILTSCLTWADAYKQPLDQVLLDYTARQTARPAYQRAAALNYPPALRGTPLYPSQD, encoded by the coding sequence ATGGCCGGCGAATATCAGCACCTGACCGTCTGGGGCGGAGGTACGACCCGCACAATGCGGGTCCACTGGGTTTTGTACGAACTCGGCATCACCGACTATGAGCGGCGTCTGATCGGCTCCCGAACCGGAGAGACCCAGACCCCGGAGTACCTGGCCTTGAACCCGCGCGGAAAAATTCCGGTCCTGGGCGACCGCGATCTTGTCCTGGCCGAGAGTGCGGCCATTGTCACCTATCTGGCCGACACCTATGGCCGGGAGACCGACCTGGTGCCTCCGCCCCACTCGCGCCAGCGGGCGGTGTACGATCAGTGGTGTTTTTTCATGATGACCGAGCTGGACGCTCACACCCTGTATGTGATACGCCGCCACCGTGATCTGGCCTCGCTGTACGGAGAAGCCCCCAACGCCATCACCGCTGCACAAGAGGGCTTTGCCCGGCAGGTCGCCGTTATTAGCCAGGCCCTCCAGACCGGCGGACCCTATCTGTTAGGCGACACCTTTACCTGTGCCGACATCATTCTGACCAGCTGTCTGACCTGGGCGGATGCCTACAAGCAGCCCCTGGACCAAGTCTTGCTGGACTATACGGCCCGCCAGACGGCGCGGCCCGCCTATCAACGTGCGGCCGCCCTCAACTACCCGCCCGCCCTGCGTGGCACGCCGCTGTACCCGTCTCAGGACTAG
- a CDS encoding AAA family ATPase: MAETREQTRHVVRDVYDFIGEHLYLNRPDLDLGGEKLNSTLLFSLLTALLGGKALIIGEPGLGKTTSAEYIASLLYRIPLGVIWGSQVAGHPEQTEEKIIGRPNLGKLNQGEEHVVWSNFAQLPVKIIDEINRLPETKQSLILDGVDRGNWEYLNQFLLHDEYCLFATANYQDPGTHPLIPPLLDRFDVMIESKHPGANLAFFIGQQENKEDLLRNPAQEQDFYAVLGDDQVSAGQDARLEDACQRFAEWLSDRHGLTTFGKAERQAVREDIAGIGFSQDASAFARTALAEFSFCCLYGQKRSNEECPEGCHYTGYLCYQVQNCASNRLPISLRRYAQALVWFLGAEQVEAEHVRWVLPFILAHRTQWRDAYVAARERESRRDPLPLHLAKQATAESWRRFAEQREDIMGALAVAARILAGEDVQPSQGDHPIFAEIQRDLGIETAW; the protein is encoded by the coding sequence ATGGCTGAGACCCGCGAGCAGACCCGACATGTCGTCCGTGATGTGTACGACTTTATCGGTGAACACCTGTACCTGAACCGTCCCGACCTGGACCTCGGCGGAGAAAAACTGAACTCGACCCTGCTGTTCAGTCTGCTGACCGCGCTGCTGGGTGGCAAAGCCCTCATCATCGGTGAGCCGGGTCTGGGCAAGACCACCTCGGCCGAATACATCGCCTCGCTGTTGTACCGCATCCCACTCGGCGTCATCTGGGGCAGCCAGGTCGCCGGCCACCCCGAACAGACCGAAGAGAAAATCATCGGTCGGCCCAATCTGGGCAAGCTCAACCAGGGCGAAGAGCATGTGGTGTGGAGCAATTTCGCCCAGTTGCCGGTCAAGATCATTGACGAGATCAACCGCCTGCCCGAGACCAAACAGAGCCTGATTCTCGACGGTGTTGACCGCGGCAACTGGGAGTACCTGAACCAGTTCCTGCTCCACGACGAGTACTGCCTGTTTGCCACCGCCAACTACCAGGACCCCGGCACCCATCCCCTGATCCCGCCCCTGCTCGACCGCTTTGACGTGATGATCGAGTCCAAACATCCGGGCGCCAACCTGGCCTTTTTCATCGGCCAACAGGAGAACAAAGAAGACCTGCTGCGCAATCCCGCGCAGGAGCAGGACTTTTACGCCGTGCTGGGCGACGACCAGGTGTCGGCCGGCCAGGACGCCCGGCTGGAAGACGCCTGTCAGCGTTTTGCCGAGTGGTTGTCCGACCGCCACGGTCTGACCACCTTCGGCAAGGCCGAGCGCCAGGCGGTACGGGAAGACATTGCCGGCATCGGCTTCAGCCAGGACGCCAGCGCCTTTGCCCGGACGGCCCTGGCCGAGTTTTCGTTCTGCTGTTTATACGGCCAAAAACGCTCGAACGAAGAGTGTCCCGAGGGCTGCCACTACACCGGCTATCTGTGCTACCAGGTCCAGAACTGCGCCTCAAACCGGCTGCCGATTTCCCTGCGCCGCTACGCCCAGGCGCTGGTCTGGTTTCTGGGCGCCGAGCAGGTCGAGGCCGAACACGTGCGCTGGGTGCTGCCCTTTATTCTCGCCCACCGCACCCAGTGGCGAGACGCCTATGTCGCCGCCCGGGAGCGCGAGTCCCGCCGCGACCCCCTGCCGCTGCATCTGGCCAAACAGGCCACGGCCGAGAGCTGGCGGCGCTTTGCCGAGCAGCGCGAAGACATCATGGGCGCGCTGGCGGTCGCAGCCCGCATTCTGGCCGGCGAGGACGTGCAGCCGAGCCAGGGCGACCATCCGATCTTTGCCGAGATTCAGCGCGACCTGGGAATCGAGACGGCATGGTAA